A stretch of DNA from Maridesulfovibrio sp.:
ATTTTAAACACATTCAGGAGAGAAAGCTGAAATGATCCTTGTTCACTACCCCAGTTGAACCACTTCCCGCAAAGCCAAGGCTTGGCTTGAGGAAAACGGCATTGATTTCACCATACGGCATATAGTCAAGGAAACCCCTTCTCGTGAGGAATTTCTTGCCTGGCAGAAGATCGCCGGGGTGGATAAAAAGAAATTCGTTAATACCAACGGGAAAAAATACAAGGAATCCGGTCTCAAGGATTCCATAGACACAATGCCGGACTCCGAGCTTTTCGAGTTGATTTCCGGTGACGGCATGCTGGTCAAGCGTCCCATACTGGTTGGGAACGATTTTGTGCTGATAGGGTTCAAGCTGGCGGAGTGGGAAGCCCGGTTGTTATGATCCGGCCCTTTTCTCTATAAAACCGACTGTGAGCGGAATGATCAGGAAGCTCAGCAGAAAGGTTATGATTCCGTTCCAGCCCGAAAATTCGTATGCGAACCCGGCTGCGGTAATGCCTATCCATCCTCCGGTGTAATAGAAAAGCACGTACAGTGCGTTGGCTTTGCCATGGCTGCAGGTCAGCTTTCTGTTGACCAGCACCACTGCTACAGTGTGCATGGAGAAAAATCCGGCGCATACCCCGAGAAGCCCGATGATTATGGCCACCACAGATGGAAGCAGAAGCAGCAGTAGGGAAAGACCTAGCACCACCGAACTGCCGATCAGCATTATTCCACCCCCGATGCGGCTGCTCAGCCGCCCAGCCATGGGGCCGAGGAAAATCCCCAGAATATACACCAGATATACCAGTGTTATGAGTTCGGTGGGCAGGTTGAACGGTGGGTGCGACAGCCTGTACGGAAGGTAGTTGAAAACAGGGGAGAATATGAGCAGGCTGCCTGCACCGCAGGCATAGACCAGCAGCAGTTCCTTTTTTTTGAGCAGGGACAGATAGGTCTCTTTGCCGTTTGTAGTGCGTGCGGCCGCGGTGGCTTTTTTGTCTGAATGCGGAAGAATGGTCACGGCCAGGATCGTGGTTACGGCTATAAGCCCGGCTGCGGAGAAAAAAGCATAGCGCCAGTGCAGGGGAGGGTGAATCCATCCTCCCAACAGCCTTCCGCCCAGACCTCCCAGAATTGTGGCCGAAACGTATGATCCCATGACCACGCTCAGGCGTTCTATCGGAAGCGTCCGGGCCAGCCACGCTGCCAGGCTGGTTGTAAGCGCCGGGATGAAAAGTCCCTGCAGCAGTCTGGCTGCAACGAGAATGTGGAAGTTGTCGGTGAGCCCGCATACTATCCCGCCGACCGCGACGAAAAACCCCCCGGCTACGATAATAGGCTGTATAGGATATCTGTCCGATAGATAACCGAAAAACAGGTTTGCCAGAACTATGCCCAGGATGACGAAAGAAACGGCCTGGGATGCCTGGACTGTGTTTATGTTGAATTCAGCCTGCAGAACGGGGAGCACGGGCTGGGGAAGGTAGATATTGGTGAAAGATGCCGAAACGAGTGCGAAAACCGCAATCTGCATCTTGGCCAGTTTGTTCATCGGGAGTCTCCTTGGCGGGATCACGGTTATGTCTCTGAGTTGTGCAGTGACATCTGTAATAACCATGCCGCTCAACATTATTTACGGTGCCTTGAGTTGTCAAGACACCATATCTGCGCGATAATGTTTCTTTTTTGTCTTCATGAGGTCTGCAGGTTCGCTTGCTTAAACCGTCTACCCGTATTAGCCTTTGCTGTGCCTGTGTTTTGCGCATCCGGACAGGCGTACATGTAATCTTTTTTGATTTTTTAATTTATGGAGGGTGTTCCGGAAATGAAATCCGTAAAGAACATAGCGGTGGTCGCGCATGACCATTGCAAAAAGGAACTGCTTGATTTTGTTGATTGCAATTTCGAGGCTTTGGTCAGACACAACCTTCTGGCCACCGGCACAACCGGGGGGCTGGTGGAGGATCTTATCAGCAGAAGGGCCGCCGAAGCAGGGCTTGAGCACAAACCCGTGAACAGAATGAAATCCGGGCCGCTGGGCGGCGATCAGCAGCTCGGGGCAAGCATAGCAGAGGGCCGTATAGACGTGCTTATTTTTTTCTGGGACCCCATGCAGCCCCAGCCCCATGATGTTGACGTGAAGGCGCTGCTGCGGCTGGCCGTACTGTATAACATCCCGACCGCGAGCAATCGGTCTTCAGCTGAATTTCTTATCTCGTCACCTTATTTTCAAAAGGAATATGAAATCAGGCCGGAAGATTTTTCGTATTACACGGGGCGTGCTGTTTAAGTACAGGAGTGATTCCGTGAACTAATCTTCATAGTTGTCATTTATTTGCGGCGGGAAATATCCCGCCCTTTTTTATGATAAATTATATCTGTTTTACGAAGAAAACTTGACATGATTAAAATATTTTATAAACTTCCACTTAAAAATATGTTGATACTGTGTTTATCTGGTTTGCTTGGGAGGTAAAATATGAGTAAATCTATATTAGAGCTTTGCATTGCAGGCTGCTTGTGTCTTTGTCTCTCGGCTTGTTCTTTCAATTCTTTAATAGCCGACAAACGCAATCCGCAGAAGACGGGGGGTGAATACTCGGCCCGAAATGACGATAGACAGAATTCTGCCGCACCGGGCATGGAGCAGTCCAATCCCCCTGCATTGAATAACAGTGTTTCGTCAGAAAGTGTCTCCAAGCCGGAAACCAGGATTGTGATCAGTCCGCAGATCAAGATATTCACCGTGCCCGAGAACAGTTCCAAGGGAGTCTATAAGCCGGTGAGTGTAACCGGGGTAAGATATCCGGGGATGGTATTCTTTGATACCGACATGCATGTGTTGAAAGGCGGTTCTGTTGCGGTGGTTTCCGATGTGGTCAAACGCATTCTCGAAAACGGCCCCGGAACCAAGGTGCTCATATTGGGGCATACCGACAGTGTGGGGACTAGCAGGCATAACAAGCGCTTGTCTGAAGAAAGGGCACTGAGCGTCATGAAAGAGATGCACATGGAAGGTGTGCCCT
This window harbors:
- a CDS encoding methylglyoxal synthase — protein: MKSVKNIAVVAHDHCKKELLDFVDCNFEALVRHNLLATGTTGGLVEDLISRRAAEAGLEHKPVNRMKSGPLGGDQQLGASIAEGRIDVLIFFWDPMQPQPHDVDVKALLRLAVLYNIPTASNRSSAEFLISSPYFQKEYEIRPEDFSYYTGRAV
- a CDS encoding OmpA family protein translates to MSKSILELCIAGCLCLCLSACSFNSLIADKRNPQKTGGEYSARNDDRQNSAAPGMEQSNPPALNNSVSSESVSKPETRIVISPQIKIFTVPENSSKGVYKPVSVTGVRYPGMVFFDTDMHVLKGGSVAVVSDVVKRILENGPGTKVLILGHTDSVGTSRHNKRLSEERALSVMKEMHMEGVPYEIMSTIGIGELQPLASNDSQDGRAMNRRVEFLISTDATANRIVANKGAFDKDTAAVVEKAEPVHEEEVAALPEVGLHEDSGGRPVKVVVERTSPELAASVSADRPVKIIKARNIKIKVVRDR
- a CDS encoding MFS transporter; amino-acid sequence: MNKLAKMQIAVFALVSASFTNIYLPQPVLPVLQAEFNINTVQASQAVSFVILGIVLANLFFGYLSDRYPIQPIIVAGGFFVAVGGIVCGLTDNFHILVAARLLQGLFIPALTTSLAAWLARTLPIERLSVVMGSYVSATILGGLGGRLLGGWIHPPLHWRYAFFSAAGLIAVTTILAVTILPHSDKKATAAARTTNGKETYLSLLKKKELLLVYACGAGSLLIFSPVFNYLPYRLSHPPFNLPTELITLVYLVYILGIFLGPMAGRLSSRIGGGIMLIGSSVVLGLSLLLLLLPSVVAIIIGLLGVCAGFFSMHTVAVVLVNRKLTCSHGKANALYVLFYYTGGWIGITAAGFAYEFSGWNGIITFLLSFLIIPLTVGFIEKRAGS